The genomic window aaatcattttaaaacatTGTTACACACCTGTTTGAATTTTTTCAATATGCTTCTTTGtgcattctctttttgttttgttaGCCTCCTCTTCTCAGCTATCGCTTCATTCTACTCTTGTAATATCATCATTAAGTCATCTTCTTCATTGTACTGCACTGCTCCGGATTCACTTCCCAAACTGGACCTTAGTATACTAATTATCTAAAATATTTTATGCTGTCGTGTAACTATATATTTTTTAGATTATTATTCATGCAATCGATATaaaatatagttatttttataacgtaatattacataattaaatatatgtataaaattatttaaagattTGTTTGAGTGAATTTCTAATANNNNNNNNNNNNNNNNNNNNNNNNNNNNNNNNNNNNNNNNNNNNNNNNNNNNNNNNNNNNNNNNNTTATTatataaagagtaaagtatcgtttttgtctctaaCATTTGATGTAAGTCATATTTATGTCCCCtaatgtttaaatcgtcctatttgtatcccgaacgtttgtaaaagtaattcaatgttatcctgccatcaATTACATGTCATgaactttagtttgagttttgaaaatctcttcttgaagttataATACAAATTTCTGAAATAGAATCGATAATTCACTTCAGAAAATAgttcatcaaaagttgaaactaatcccCTACAACATTTGCATTATTCACTTTTTTAGGAAAATAATTGAACTTAAAACACAAATAATAggtaaaatattaaaatcaaacaCATCCAGGTAAAACTTAATTGAGAACGAATACATTCAAAtgtaggggtgcacagacccaGCCCGGCCCGAAGgtccggcccggtcccgaacactttaggggctaatttggtgtgatttcatcgggtttagggccgggtaagggtctcaaaaatagacccgatcattatttcgggtcgggtccgggccatagctcgggtcaccgaagtcggcccggtggcccggtcatcatacacaattaatattttatgttattagtgatggattatgattattcttatgtgaaatttaagtattgtaaaccttaatattttgttttattagtcattataagactataagttaatgttttatgtttagaatgcataagactttagactaatgcataatattgtgttatttgtattgatttaaatatttggtattattagacaatattagtattacttgtggttttgctttagtattgattgtggttatgctttaattttaaagaagggttggttcttgttatatttttctaagtgaattttaccatgttaaataatggttggagtcttggaaatttggatatttttacatgctagcttacaagaaggtatcaacgtaatgtaatgttaacggcccggttttcacccggtataattgtgacccgaaagtgtattggttttatcgggtctagggttgggttcgggtctaataaatagacccggtgtatatttcgggtcgagtctgggtcacatcaaacccggcttcacccggcccataTGCACCCCTATTCaaatgagaataattgaaaaatacaatctgatttgttagtataattcaCGATAGAATAATattaaatcacttttataaacgttaacgATATAAATAGGAGGATTTAAACATTATGGACACAAATATAATTTATCTCAAATGTtaaagacaaaaacgatactttactcttaatttTATGTCAAAGTTAGGTCCACATGAACATTGGTGGAGTGGCATCACGATGATTATTACGTTACATGACTCATCCCGAGGGATATGAGCCCACTAAGAAACTAAAAGGACAGGAAAAAAAAATTCTACTACAACTTAAAAAAATCTGCTCTTAATAATTTAGATTATCAAAAGAGTTTTTTTATattagattttcaaaaaaatttgttgtTGATAAGTTNNNNNNNNNNNNNNNNNNNNNNNNNNNNNNNNNNNNNNNNNNNNNNNNNNNNNNNNNNNNNNNNNNNNNNNNNNNNNNNNNNNNNNNNNNNNNNNNNNNNNNNNNNNNNNNNNNNNNNNNNNNNNNNNNNNNNNNNNNNNNNNNNNNNNNNNNNNNNNNNNNNNNNNNNNNNNNNNNNNNNNNNNNNNNNNNNNNNNNNNNNNNNNNNNNNNNNNNNNNNNNNNNNNNNNNNNNNNNNNNNNNNNNNNNNNNNNNNNNNNNNNNNNNNNNNNNNNNNNNNNNNNNNNNNNNNNNNNNNNNNNNNNNNNNNNNNNNNNNNNNNNNNNNNNNNNNNNNNNNNNNNNNNNNNNNNNNNNNNNNNNNNNNNNNNNNNNNNNNNNNNNNNNNNNNNNNNNNNNNNNNNNNNNNNNNNNNNNNNNNNNNNNNNNNNNNNNNNNNNNNNNNNNNNNNNNNNNNNNNNNNNNNNNNNNNNNNNNNNNNNNNNNNNNNNNNNNNNNNNNNNNNNNNNNNNNNNNNNNNNNNNNNNNNNNNNNNNNNNNNNNNNNNNNNNNNNNNNNNNNNNNNNNNNNNNNNNNNNNNNNNNNNNNNNNNNNNNNNNNNNNNNNNNNNNNNNNNNNNNNNNNNNNNNNNNNNNNNNNNNNNNNNNNNNNNNNNNNNNNNNNNNNNNNNNNNNNNNNNNNNNNNNNNNNNNNNNNNNNNNNNNNNNNNNNNNNNNNNNNNNNNNNNNNNNNNNNNNNNNNNNNNNNNNNNNNNNNNNNNNNNNNNNNNNNNNNNNNNNNNNNNNNNNNNNNNNNNNNNNNNNNNNNNNNNNNNNNNNNNNNNNNNNNNNNNNNNNNNNNNNNNNNNNNNNNNNNNNNNNNNNNNNNNNNNNNNNNNNNNNNNNNNNNNNNNNNNNNNNNNNNNNNNNNNNNNNNNNNNNNNNNNNNNNNNNNNNNNNNNNNNNNNNNNNNNNNNNNNNNNNNNNNNNNNNNNNNNNNNNNNNNNNNNNNNNNNNNNNNNNNNNNNNNNNNNNNNNNNNNNNNNNNNNNNNNNNNNNNNNNNNNNNNNNNNNNNNNNNNNNNNNNNNNNNNNNNNNNNNNNNNNNNNNNNNNNNNNNNNNNNNNNNNNNNNNNNNNNNNNNNNNNNNNNNNctcttatataaaaatatattttttaaaataaaacatacattttaaaaaatataaattataacctctaagtttttttttctattattttttaaattcatcaaacatgcaacaaaataaaaaatattttttaaacaatttAATAACACCCAAATAAAATCTTATACTTattaatacatcaaaattaattaCATAATAAAACAGCAAGATGAAAGAAAATGGGATTTTGGACATAGTGTGTAGCATAGAAGGAGGAGAAGTGAATGAATAATATTATTTGGGCGATGGAAACATAGAGAGGCAGCTGAACAAACCGTGCATCTCTCCCTCGTCCTCTCCGCCcagatttttctttctttctttctttctactcTGTTCACTCACTTCACACATTCATTCATCACATTCCCAATTCACAAACACACAAATGGCTTCTTCTCCTTCACCATTCACCCTCTCATTCTCCTCTTCAATCTCATCCACATCCCTCCTCCCATGCCGTCGCAGCTTCATTCTCCCAATCCCTCGAGGCCGCGCTACTTCATTCACTGTCCAATCCAAGATCCGAGAAATCTTCATGCCCGCACTCAGCTCCACTATGACTGAGGGCAAAATCGTCTCTTGGATCAAATCCGAGGGCNNNNNNNNNNNNNNNNNNNNNNNNNNNNNNNNNNNNNNNNNNNNNNNNNNNNNNNNNNNNNNNNNNNNNNNNNNNNNNNNNNNNNNNNNNNNNNNNNNNNNNNATTCTACGATGGAATACTCGCCGCCATCGTCGTCCCCGACGGCGAAACAGCCCCCGTTGGAGCTCCCATCGCCTTACTCGCCGAGACGGAGGAAGAAGTCGCCGAAGCCAAAGCCAAAGCTGCCAAGTCATCACAATCCCAATCCTCTGCGCCTCCTCCTCAGCCTGCAAATCCAGCTCCGGCAATTTCTCagccttctcctcctcctcctcctccgccaTCGGCGGCAGCTTCTGACGGACCGAAGAAGACCGTCGCCACGCCTCAGGCGAAGAAGCTCGCAAAGCAGCACAAGGTAGACCTTGCGTCTCTCGCCGGGACCGGTCCGTTTGGTCGGATCACTCCGGCCGACGTGGAGACCGCTGCTGGGATTGCGCCATCAAAGAGCAGTCCTGCTCCGGCGGCTCCTGCTCCGGCGAGCTCAGCTCCTCCAAAAGCAGCTGCTGCTGGTGCAGTGGCGCCGCCTCCAATTCCAGGCTCTAGCGTTGTTACATTCACGACAATGCAATCTGCAGTTGCAAAGAACATGGTGGAGAGCCTCTCCGTGCCTACATTCCGTGTTGGTTATCCTGTGATCACTGATGCACTTGATGCTTTATATGAGAAGGTATGCATGAATTTTCCTTCATGACATGTTGATGCCGTTATTTGGCTTGTTTCGATAAATCGTGATACCAGTAGGTATGAATATTCATAGTGATATGATTGGGTGTTTTTTTATATTCCATTGTTCAGGTGAAGCCGAAGGGGGTGACAATGACAGCAATTTTGGCCAAGGCTGCTGCAATGGCACTTGTCCAACATCCAGTGGTCAATGCCAGCTGCAAAGATGGCAAGAACTTTGCCTATAACAGCAACATCAACATTGCAGTTGCTGTGGCAATCAACGGCGGTTTGATTACCCCTGTACTTCAGGATGCTGACAAGGTCTCTTGATTTTCGAATGCTGTAATTACATTGTGGCTTGTGGTCGTTAATGGAgcatttttgtgttttctttgttttcaagtaAATTGGTTTCTTGTGTTGTTGCAGTTGGACTTGTATCTGCTGTCCCAAAAGTGGAAAGAGCTAGTTAATAAAGCTCGTGGAAAGCAATTGCAACCCAATGAGTATAATTCAGGTctatttattgtttttaattgttATTCTGTTAGTTGGCTATTAGTTCAAATTAGAACTCTGATCTTCTAACGGAATCTTGTGTCTGCAGGAACTTTCACACTCTCCAATCTGGGCATGTTTGGAGTTGACAGGTTTGATGCCATACTTCCTCCAGGGCAGGTGAGAGACTGACTCATAATTTTTGAGATTCTCTGGCAGCTTGAATTCCATTTCATATGAACTTGGCCATTTCTTGTTTTCAGGGGGCTATCATGGCAGTTGGAGCATCAAAGCCTACTGTCGAGGCTGATGCAACTGGATTCTTCAAGGTGAAAAATAAGATGCTGGTGAGTATATGTGTATATATTTTCTTTCAAGTAGTTATGCTTATGCACTTATTAGAACACCATATGAAGCCAATCAAGCCATTGCAacgaaaagataaaataaaaatagaaagaacAACTATTCCTTCCTTGGTGATCTGCATGTCAGAGTAACATAGTCTTCATGTGACGACAGACCTTAGGTTGCATTTCTATCTAGTGTTGTACTGCCTATTTTTCTGAAGTTTTAATTCTAGATCTAAGTTTTGGAATACATTTTATCCTATTACAATTCTTGTTTACCTAAGGAGTTTATACGATGGATGAGCATTACATCTGCTCTGTGTTGTGCTTCTTGAATATATTTTTCTGACAATTGAATGGAATCTTGTTATTCAAAAGGTAATTCAATAGGTTCATCTCAAATCTTTTAACTTATTTTTCTGAAAATTTGCTACCATGACTGAGAATAACATCTTCAAGTGTGTtgtcctttttcaatttttttaaattttgttttctgATTGCTACTAGTCTGCTACTGCTCTTACAATGTAAACCAGATTTTTCTGCCTTTCAAAGGCACTTTCCTATCCTCATTCCTCACCCATgcatttttctctcttaaaattctcTGTATTTGATTCAGTCTTCCCCTTTGTATAGAGGTTGCAGAGCTACACAAAATCCCATTTTcagaatctgaaattttttttctcGTCGTGAAACATTAGTGTAAAATCAAATATTGAATCTTCTTCAAGGAAATTTAGTTGAAGTCTTGTTTGTTGGACCCTACTCCTACCTGGGACAGGAGAGTTGCCTTGGATCacctttttaataatttaattctcCGGTTGATATAAATGTATATGTTCTCCCAATTACCAACTATCATCTAAAAGTCAGACATTTGTGTTTCATAGGAAATGGACAAACATAATTTACTGTGTTGATTTGTAGGTTCACATATGAATATCATTGTGGTCGTTGTTTGTACTGTTTTCTGTCTAAAATTTGCAATTGCAAGTGTTTCTAAACATTCAATGATTGTGTTTCTAAAAAGGATCTTTGGATCTTTTATCCTCTGCATTGCACAGTTGCACTGCCATATTGAACTTATAAATCTGACTTGGGTTGCATCACTTAGCAGTCTTAGCTGATAAAAGAACAATCTGGCAAGCCTTCATATGGCAAGCATCATATGCCTTGTACTTAATAAGCACTAGAACAAATAGTAATACACGACTCAAATATGACTTGTATTTAAGTCTTTTATAACGAgtagcattttttttatttaaatctcAGGATCAAACTAATTGTATCTGAACTTTCTTTTTCAGGTGAATGTAACAGCTGATCACCGAATAATTTATGGCGCTGATTTGGCCGCCTTCCTTCAGACATTCTCCAAAATCATTGAAAACCCAGACAGTCTAACATTGTAGTGATTCTGTTCTTTGAGATCATGTTATAGTCGCTGGGGGATCGTGAATTGATAGTTTGGGCAGCTTGTTTGGCTTAGTGCCCATCATTTTGAGCTTATCtttcactttcattttttttttttttagtttttaggaGCAATCGTGAATTCTATT from Arachis ipaensis cultivar K30076 chromosome B09, Araip1.1, whole genome shotgun sequence includes these protein-coding regions:
- the LOC107618348 gene encoding dihydrolipoyllysine-residue acetyltransferase component 4 of pyruvate dehydrogenase complex, chloroplastic (The sequence of the model RefSeq protein was modified relative to this genomic sequence to represent the inferred CDS: added 68 bases not found in genome assembly), translating into MASSPSPFTLSFSSSISSTSLLPCRRSFILPIPRGRATSFTVQSKIREIFMPALSSTMTEGKIVSWIKSEGETLSKGESVVVVESDKADMDVETFYDGILAAIVVPDGETAPVGAPIALLAETEEEVAEAKAKAAKSSQSQSSAPPPQPANPAPAISQPSPPPPPPPSAAASDGPKKTVATPQAKKLAKQHKVDLASLAGTGPFGRITPADVETAAGIAPSKSSPAPAAPAPASSAPPKAAAAGAVAPPPIPGSSVVTFTTMQSAVAKNMVESLSVPTFRVGYPVITDALDALYEKVKPKGVTMTAILAKAAAMALVQHPVVNASCKDGKNFAYNSNINIAVAVAINGGLITPVLQDADKLDLYLLSQKWKELVNKARGKQLQPNEYNSGTFTLSNLGMFGVDRFDAILPPGQGAIMAVGASKPTVEADATGFFKVKNKMLVNVTADHRIIYGADLAAFLQTFSKIIENPDSLTL